One window of Methanothermobacter tenebrarum genomic DNA carries:
- a CDS encoding LysR family transcriptional regulator codes for MKEKPIIGISIDGVELDHKLLQMLEWISRTCSQRKAAKKVGITVQVFNRRILKFEDKLGFKLVKSSKSGSELTPEGARTLKKYHEYRNLLKESERILIAAGYISSQLIRALIEAYGLDAALYTCSDDEAFHLSKKCRLDLIALDDPLIAFRNNLDFIPIAYDHLTLIPGDKIQNIKELNNANFVAVENSSQRLAWRILRENSIKFKITKKVKSPFEAFQIVQDNPKLYTFLNASKFPGNNILKDETRHVISIIPFNERIKDFIDFISNKGQSTIQKEGFEKIN; via the coding sequence ATGAAAGAAAAACCAATTATTGGGATTTCCATAGATGGTGTTGAATTAGACCACAAATTACTCCAAATGCTAGAATGGATTTCAAGAACATGCTCCCAGAGAAAAGCGGCAAAAAAAGTTGGTATAACAGTCCAAGTATTTAATAGGCGCATACTAAAATTTGAGGATAAACTAGGATTCAAGTTAGTTAAAAGTAGTAAAAGCGGTTCTGAACTCACACCAGAAGGTGCCAGGACCCTTAAAAAATACCATGAATACAGAAACCTCCTAAAAGAGAGTGAAAGGATCCTGATAGCAGCAGGTTACATATCCTCACAGCTTATAAGGGCGCTAATTGAAGCCTATGGATTAGACGCGGCACTATACACTTGCAGCGACGATGAAGCATTCCACCTCTCAAAAAAATGCAGATTAGACCTAATAGCCCTAGACGATCCACTCATAGCATTCAGGAACAACCTAGACTTCATACCAATCGCCTACGACCACCTAACACTCATACCCGGAGACAAAATCCAAAACATCAAAGAACTTAACAATGCCAACTTCGTCGCCGTAGAAAACTCCTCACAAAGACTAGCCTGGAGAATATTAAGAGAAAACAGCATAAAATTTAAGATCACAAAAAAGGTTAAATCACCCTTTGAAGCATTCCAGATAGTCCAAGATAACCCAAAACTTTACACCTTCCTAAACGCGAGCAAATTCCCAGGAAACAACATACTAAAGGATGAAACAAGACACGTGATAAGCATAATACCATTCAACGAACGCATAAAAGACTTCATAGACTTCATATCCAACAAAGGACAATCCACAATCCAAAAAGAAGGATTTGAAAAAATCAACTAA